The segment GAGATCAGCAGCCGTAAACCGGTGGTGCCGATCATGCGTTCTCACGAGAGCGTCGGTCGCCTCCTCCAGGAGCTGCGCTTCCAGCGTATCCATTTCTGACTGGCGTGTAATTCCCAACACATTCCTGAGCACGCGGCCATGGGAACCCGGTTCGAATTGCGCTTCGACTAACCCAGAAACGTCATACCGCCCGGTACGTTTAAACCGCATGGATGCCATGGTTATCTTCTTGACTGCTTATGATTTTTGCGTTCCTCAAGCCAGCGCTCGACCTCCGCTACCTTAAACCGCCACTGGTCGGTGACTTTGAAGCCGGGGAGATTGCCGCGCTCCGCCAGGCGGTAGACCGTGAAGCGGTTGAGACGGAGGTAGTCAGCGACTTCCTGGATGGTGAGGAGCTTGTCTTTCATAGAGGTGGCCTTCGGACTCTATAGTAGATTTGCGCGTGTTTGCTGTCAAGAAAAACGGAGGCGTCCGAAATAGTACCGCCTAAAAAGGCCGTTCGACCAGCTCAGCATCGAGTAGGGGCGCATAGGGGGATTCGAGCCGCACGAAGTCGCGGTACGCCGCTTGGCGGCGGTGCGGATCTGGTCCGAGTTGGCTGTAATAGGGATCGTCCTCAACGAGGGGATTGGCGAGTCCCTCGGCATAGTAGCGATAGCTGGACCAGGAGTAGTCGCTCAGGTTGGTCACCAGCTTGGCGCGCAGCGGATTGCGTTCGATGTACCGACCGGCTTCGAGATAATAGCTCTCCTGGGCCACCACGGGGCTCTTATACCGGCCTTGCCAGACATGGCCGGAGTGGCCCACCCGGGCTTGGTACCACCGCCCATACCCTTGGAGGATGAACTGCATGAACTTCGGCAAGGCCACCCCCCGCTCAATTTCCAGGAGAAGGTGGAGGTGATTGGACATGAGGCAGTAGTGGTACAGCCGGGCGGGATAGCGTGCTTTCGCACGTGCCAACAGATCCAAGAAGTACCAGAAGGCCTCGTCTGTGGTGAACAGGAACTGGCGGTTATTCCCGCGCGCGATCACGTGATAGCAGCCTCCATCCACCAAGACCCGCGGCAGCCGCGGCATCAGGGGACGGGGTTAGGCGTTACCATTCGGGACGCCTCCGGTTTTCCCGGGACGCCTCCGGTTTTCCTATTTTCCTAGTTTTTCGTTCGAGGCAACTTTCGAACAGCTTCAAACTGCGTCTTGTCCTTTACGGCTAGACGAAAGTAATCAATATCAATAAGAATATTCCTGCATTTACACCAAACAACCTCTTTAGGTACTGAGGGAATTAGGGTATCGCAGAGCCGACATCTGTAAAAAATATCCCTATCTCTTGGCGCATCATGGGTATCTCGTAAGCCAGTCATGAGCACCTGGTAACCCGCACGGTTCATCGC is part of the Candidatus Omnitrophota bacterium genome and harbors:
- a CDS encoding helix-turn-helix domain-containing protein — translated: MKDKLLTIQEVADYLRLNRFTVYRLAERGNLPGFKVTDQWRFKVAEVERWLEERKNHKQSRR
- a CDS encoding transposase, producing the protein MPRLPRVLVDGGCYHVIARGNNRQFLFTTDEAFWYFLDLLARAKARYPARLYHYCLMSNHLHLLLEIERGVALPKFMQFILQGYGRWYQARVGHSGHVWQGRYKSPVVAQESYYLEAGRYIERNPLRAKLVTNLSDYSWSSYRYYAEGLANPLVEDDPYYSQLGPDPHRRQAAYRDFVRLESPYAPLLDAELVERPF